The following proteins are encoded in a genomic region of Fusarium oxysporum f. sp. lycopersici 4287 chromosome 1, whole genome shotgun sequence:
- a CDS encoding hypothetical protein (At least one base has a quality score < 10), with protein sequence MMSSTAWNGQDQTMASTGEDDFHQFLDMSSMGSLGDGMHFDFQSFQDGSAQGLMSQTRDAPDTIMTDSDNPGLMSTPNTMPMSTSTVQSTIPAHMMTPASDPISNIDAQIQYLQQQKFQQQQRQMQEQQVAFFHNHNHSVPPTPQSLEMPNSGQFYSQAEQIPTSGAYDRNYHQRMKEQDMAFTPLVSPAVTPLDPNFSMDSGYTIPSAYFSPLTSPALHAQNDPSTVYDPRLTNTNNSPIDIDLDRSAAPVTSVLDLPKKATRKKTATKTRAKASIRSSPIVKPQRRKTGPSPAIVSHVLSEVEENNGAFLPMPATSTETSAEENSSVSPEALSEMPPPPIPNRRSTSKSPYIQAQSSNQQTPVSGPVDSRPAPATPASLMKLPASRASKQANGPQEPVVSEHIESLELPESVSGKTMTPVISRSSVQSPSVEPISRRGSSFQPLPSPVFPKASGPASASASPQLAPGSAGPSARKTPQLAPRSNRKRSTGSVHVSPALLPRISPSIKPLLPGTPGMTPAESAASQLLMSKSNYQNILEGNKVPGISYPSELSTNLTSKRTSHKIAEQGRRNRINSALQVMAGLLPGGDKTNLADEGDKKDGSKRTRKQQGQCVENAIVHMKSLEKENCDLKNEVEELKRRLEGLQGSTVDKEKA encoded by the exons ATGATGAGTTCGACGGCATGGAACGGGCAGGACCAGACAATGGCCTCGACTGGTGAGGACGACTTTCATCAATTTCTCGACATGAGCAGCATGGGAAGTTTGGGCGATGGCATGCACTTCGACTTCCAATCTTTCCAAGATGGCTCTGCTCAGGGTCTGATGAGCCAAACGCGAGATGCCCCCGACACAATAATGACCGACAGCGACAATCCAGGCCTAATGTCTACACCAAACACGATGCCCATGTCAACATCTACGGTTCAATCAACCATTCCCGCGCACATGATGACGCCCGCAAGCGATCCGATTTCTAATATCGACGCCCAGAttcaatatcttcaacaacaaaagttccaacagcagcagcgccaGATGCAAGAGCAGCAGGTGGCTTTCTTCCATAATCACAACCACTCAGTGCCCCCTACACCACAAAGTCTTGAGATGCCCAACAGTGGACAGTTCTATTCACAGGCTGAGCAAATTCCAACATCAGGTGCCTACGACAGAAATTATCACCAGCGCATGAAAGAGCAAGAT ATGGCATTCACACCTCTCGTTTCCCCCGCAGTTACCCCTTTGGATCCCAACTTCTCCATGGACAGTGGCTATACTATTCCCAGCGCCTATTTTAGTCCTCTGACTTCACCAGCTCTCCACGCGCAGAACGACCCCTCTACAGTCTACGATCCGCGCCTTACGAACACCAATAATTCACCAATCGATATAGATCTCGACAGATCGGCTGCTCCCGTTACCTCCGTTTTGGACTTGCCCAAGAAGGCTACAAGGAAAAAGACCGCGACCAAGACACGGGCAAAGGCTAGCATTCGAAGTTCTCCCATTGTCAAGCCTCAGCGTCGGAAAACAGGTCCCAGTCCGGCCATCGTTTCACATGTACTCagtgaggttgaagagaacAATGGTGCCTTTCTTCCTATGCCTGCGACCTCTACCGAGACCTCGGCAGAGGAGAACTCATCGGTATCCCCTGAGGCCCTCTCGGAGATGCCCCCGCCGCCAATCCCCAATAGGAGATCGACCAGCAAATCGCCATACATCCAAGCGCAGTCGAGCAACCAGCAGACGCCTGTCTCTGGCCCTGTTGATTCACGTCCAGCTCCAGCTACTCCCGCATCGCTCATGAAACTCCCGGCATCCAGGGCAAGCAAGCAGGCAAATGGGCCTCAAGAACCGGTTGTGTCTGAACACATTGAATCGCTTGAGTTGCCCGAGTCGGTATCTGGCAAGACCATGACCCCGGTCATCTCACGCTCTTCTGTGCAGTCTCCTTCTGTAGAACCTATATCTCGACGAGGATCGAGCTTTCAGCCATTGCCATCACCAGTATTCCCCAAGGCTTCGGGACCTGCATCAGCAAGTGCGAGCCCCCAATTGGCTCCCGGTTCGGCAGGCCCATCCGCACGGAAAACTCCTCAGCTCGCGCCTCGGTCGAACAGGAAAAGGTCAACAGGTTCAGTACATGTTTCGCCTGCGCTGTTGCCTAGAATATCCCCTAGCATCAAGCCTCTTCTACCCGGCACACCGGGTATGACACCAGCGGAGAGTGCTGCGTCGCAATTGCTCATGTCGAAATCCAACTACCAAAATATCCTCGAGGGCAACAAGGTGCCAGGAATTTCATATCCGAGCGAACTTTCAACAAATCTCACATCAAAGCGAACGTCGCACAAAATTGCAGAGCAGGGGCGCCGTAACCGAATTAACTCGGCCTTACAGGTCATGGCTGGATTATTGCCTGGTGGAGACAAGACGAATCTTGCGGATGAAGGTGACAAGAAGGATGGAAGCAAGCGAACGCGCAAACAGCAAGGCCAGTGTGTCGAAAACGCCATTGTGCACATGAAGAGCCTCGAGAAAGAAAACTGCGATCTGAAGAATGAGGTCGAGGAACTTAAAAGACGACTGGAAGGGCTGCAAGGGTCAACAGTCGATAAAGAAAAGGCATGA